AGCTAATAATCCGAATAAAGTTGTGAACTTAATAATAGGATTCATAGCAACAGAAGAAGTATCTTTGAACGGGTCACCCACAGTATCCCCAATAACGGTAGCGTCATGGAGTGCGGTACCTTTTTCATTCAATTCAACTTCTACGATTTTCTTCGCATTATCCCAGCACCCGCCGGCATTTGCCATAAATACAGCCTGGAACAAGCCAAATACCGCAATAGCAATCAAGTAGCTGACGAAGAATGATACTGCGTTGTTTGACACCGGTGTCGGAGCTGATAAAAACGCGAATTCCAATGCAAACAGGAACAACGCTATAAATATATTAAACATACCTTTTTGCG
This Candidatus Gastranaerophilales bacterium DNA region includes the following protein-coding sequences:
- a CDS encoding sodium/proton-translocating pyrophosphatase, coding for QKGMFNIFIALFLFALEFAFLSAPTPVSNNAVSFFVSYLIAIAVFGLFQAVFMANAGGCWDNAKKIVEVELNEKGTALHDATVIGDTVGDPFKDTSSVAMNPIIKFTTLFGLLAMEISISESFRAMAPYCGVVLLLIALYFVYRSFYCMRIPVKG